A part of Ascochyta rabiei chromosome 3, complete sequence genomic DNA contains:
- a CDS encoding protein phosphatase regulator, which translates to MAEVLHTPREGSPFGGPPMARTVSSSNLYSALASPRRNHFSLNDLRAHPEPSESSRASSLHSASSSSLSLDTRLDESSSEDDGLTFPDYGRNPSGYIKTTDAWDHANSPSVKIVGEQLPPFDPHPTPESTLYTDTPLTTPDPVPVSEDDSAVRKEPSHHVDYLSYEWREEDIWSSWRHIVEHRSVYGERSRLENASWRTWAKSQFKLKTVSPETLNWLKDVDVTWLYGPMQPACNRFASQQNSEPASRLSKSGSFLGCVKKPILKKRSMSEAMLQKSLSSSSLVAEAAEMAQAQRTPTVTLERRKPRPIIGRKTSDLPTASSLMSRTTSREPTDYFTSRSTSGLHSPLEGEKKHIRFDDKVEQCIAIETKDGDDDEDDFNHNPWASQNDEDSSSDEGVVMMKRSRKNKKRPLSRTTSKTSISSGNSSSIKKPGNKTIEKLPSTTLKYRTDSPDVTEQQPSHSLGFWRSSRLSPSPSQETLRPSHPSSNFLLPEDDDEEEDYFNPSGAFGDQRPATPTASGSFSPRNKHLEVPSESGGLRRTASGMIAPFEDSDDEPQRGGILGSVVDTVNTARDIAHVIWNVGWKN; encoded by the exons ATGGCCGAAGTACTGCACACGCCACGAGAGGGCTCGCCGTTTGGCGGCCCCCCCATGGCGCGCACCGTCTCGTCCTCGAACCTGTACAGCGCCCTGGCGTCGCCACGAAGGAACCACTTCTCGCTCAACGATCTGCGCGCCCACCCCGAACCGTCCGAGTCGTCCCGCGCCTCGTCGCTGCATTCGGCCTCCTCCAGCAGCCTGTCACTCGACACCAGACTGGACGAGTCGAGCAGCGAAGACGACGGCCTTACATTTCCCGACTACGGCAGGAACCCAAGCGGATACATCAAAACCACAGACGCTTGGGACCACGCAAACTCTCCTAGCGTCAAAATCGTCGGCGAGCAACTGCCGCCTTTCGACCCGCACCCCACCCCAGAGAGCACGCTGTACACCGACACGCCTCTGACGACGCCTGACCCAGTGCCCGTCTCCGAGGACGATTCGGCGGTGCGAAAGGAGCCTTCGCATCACGTCGACTACCTTTCGTACGAGTGGAGGGAAGAGGACATCTGGTCCTCGTGGCGCCACATTGTCGAACACCGGAGCGTCTACGGAGAGCGCTCCAGGCTCGAAAATGCCTCGTGGCGAACGTGGGCCAAGTCCCAGTTCAAGCTAAAGACCGTGTCGCCCGAAACACTCAATTG GCTCAAAGATGTAGATGTCACCTGGCTCTACGGGCCCATGCAGCCTGCCTGCAACAGGTTTGCCTCGCAGCAGAACTCGGAGCCCGCCAGCCGACTGTCCAAGAGCGGCTCTTTCCTCGGCTGCGTGAAGAAGCCCATTCTGAAGAAGCGCAGCATGTCCGAGGCGATGCTGCAGAAGTCGCTGTCCTCTTCCTCGTTGGTGGCAGAGGCTGCAGAGATGGCGCAAGCACAGCGAACACCGACCGTGACATTGGAGCGCCGCAAGCCTCGACCCATCATTGGAAGGAAAACCTCCGACCTCCCTACAGCGTCGTCGTTGATGTCGAGAACGACAAGTAGAGAGCCGACAGATTACTTCACCTCGAGATCGACATCCGGCCTGCACTCCCCACTCGAGGGCGAGAAGAAGCACATTCGGTTCGATGATAAAGTCGAGCAGTGCATCGCAATAGAAACAAAGGACGGAGACGATGATGAAGACGACTTCAACCACAATCCCTGGGCGTCGCAGAACGACGAGGATTCCTCTTCAGACGAGGGCGTGGTCATGATGAAGCGTTCAcgcaagaacaagaagcgACCGTTGTCGAGGACCACCTCAAAGACCAGCATCAGCAGcggcaacagcagcagcatcaaGAAGCCTGGCAACAAGACAATCGAGAAGCTGCCGTCCACAACACTAAAGTACAGGACGGACTCGCCGGACGTGACCGAGCAGCAGCCGTCACACTCGTTGGGCTTTTGGCGGTCAAGCAGACtgtcgccctcgccctctcAAGAAACCCTGAGACCTTCGCACCCATCTTCCAACTTCCTCTTGCCTGAAGATGacgacgaggaagaagacTACTTCAACCCTTCAGGCGCTTTTGGAGACCAGCGACCGGCGACTCCCACGGCCTCGGGTTCCTTCTCTCCACGAAACAAGCACCTCGAGGTCCCCTCGGAATCCGGAGGCCTACGAAGGACAGCATCAGGCATGATTGCCCCCTTTGAAGACAGCGACGATGAGCCCCAGCGCGGGGGCATATTAGGCAGCGTTGTGGACACTGTGAATACGGCCAGGGACATTGCGCATGTAATTTGGAATGTGGGATGGAAAAACTAG